The Bacillus sp. BGMRC 2118 genome window below encodes:
- the pdaB gene encoding polysaccharide deacetylase family sporulation protein PdaB — MNFFFILNGKRIKHSMIIIIAAFFTAGILFIEGTLTEPVFSTKDGPRAIYKGEGKDKKIALTFDISWGDENAIPILDALKTNNIKGSTFFLSASWAERHPDIVKRIIDDGHEVGSMGYQWKDYTSMEEPKIKQDILKAQEVFTTLGVKEVELLRPPTGNFDERVLKIADKIGYTVVHWSINSEDWTNPGTEKIVKNVDSMKAGDIVLLHASDSAKQTVKAIPQISKIISKKGYKNYSVSELIANTDAKTKEAK; from the coding sequence CGGAAAACGTATTAAACATTCAATGATCATTATTATCGCAGCGTTTTTCACTGCAGGAATTCTATTTATTGAAGGAACACTTACTGAACCTGTTTTTTCAACAAAGGATGGACCGAGAGCAATATATAAAGGCGAGGGTAAAGATAAAAAAATCGCTTTAACCTTTGATATTAGCTGGGGAGATGAGAATGCTATTCCCATTTTAGATGCCCTTAAAACAAACAATATTAAAGGATCAACCTTTTTTCTCTCTGCTTCTTGGGCAGAACGCCATCCTGATATAGTAAAGCGAATTATTGACGATGGGCATGAAGTTGGAAGTATGGGATATCAATGGAAGGATTATACGTCCATGGAGGAACCAAAAATTAAACAGGATATTTTAAAAGCTCAAGAAGTGTTTACAACTCTAGGAGTAAAGGAAGTTGAACTATTACGTCCACCAACAGGTAATTTTGATGAGAGGGTCTTAAAAATTGCCGATAAGATTGGCTATACTGTAGTACATTGGAGTATCAATTCAGAAGATTGGACCAATCCTGGCACTGAAAAGATCGTTAAAAATGTAGATAGTATGAAAGCTGGAGATATCGTTTTACTCCATGCTTCTGATTCTGCAAAACAAACAGTAAAGGCAATTCCTCAAATTTCAAAAATCATTAGTAAAAAAGGATATAAAAATTATTCAGTTTCTGAGTTGATTGCAAATACTGACGCCAAAACGAAAGAAGCTAAATAA
- a CDS encoding KinB-signaling pathway activation protein, giving the protein MKSRNLVKLFLSTLLVGGLSTVLIGFLIKWSEYKMFFLEFNMSEILSVSLWLLGVGFIFSVISQMGFFAYLTVHRFGLGIFKGLWKSVQILLIAFVLFDLVYFRYQWFAETGDGILSYFAFPVFILLFSLVVAYIKSKETNQQAFIPALFFMIVVTSVEWVPALRANEESWLYLMLFPVLICNAYQLLLLHRLIQKS; this is encoded by the coding sequence GTGAAAAGCCGCAATTTGGTGAAGCTCTTCTTGTCAACGCTATTAGTTGGAGGGCTCAGTACTGTTCTTATAGGATTTTTAATAAAGTGGTCAGAATACAAAATGTTTTTTCTGGAATTTAATATGAGCGAGATTTTGTCCGTATCCCTGTGGTTATTAGGGGTTGGATTTATATTTAGTGTCATAAGCCAAATGGGGTTCTTTGCCTATTTAACTGTCCATCGTTTTGGATTAGGAATTTTCAAAGGATTATGGAAGTCAGTTCAAATCTTACTAATTGCATTTGTATTATTTGATCTGGTGTATTTCCGTTATCAATGGTTTGCAGAAACTGGAGACGGGATATTATCTTATTTTGCATTCCCAGTCTTTATCTTACTATTTAGCCTTGTTGTAGCCTATATTAAAAGTAAAGAAACAAATCAACAAGCATTTATTCCTGCATTGTTTTTCATGATTGTTGTGACATCGGTAGAGTGGGTGCCAGCACTTCGGGCAAACGAAGAAAGTTGGTTATATTTAATGCTTTTCCCGGTATTAATCTGTAATGCATACCAATTATTACTTTTACACCGTCTAATTCAAAAAAGCTGA
- a CDS encoding spore gernimation protein GerD: protein MSKWLLLFVSLTLLVSCGTSGTQSSGEVDYEETKKMVVDILKTDEGKKALQEVMADDKMKQSLVMDQGVVTNTIQTTLTSEQGSNFWTKTFEDPKFSETFAKSMQTEHEKLIKGLMKDPEYQKLMMELMKNPEVEEQMLNVLKSTEYRAHLQQVITETFESPLFKAKLLDVLTKAAEKMSQTGGDKQEGGGKEAADSA, encoded by the coding sequence ATGTCTAAATGGCTTCTTCTTTTCGTAAGCTTAACCCTCCTTGTATCCTGTGGGACATCAGGAACACAAAGCAGCGGAGAAGTGGATTACGAGGAAACGAAAAAGATGGTTGTAGATATTTTAAAAACGGATGAAGGCAAAAAGGCACTTCAGGAAGTAATGGCTGATGATAAAATGAAGCAATCACTTGTCATGGACCAAGGTGTTGTGACAAATACCATCCAAACAACTCTCACTTCAGAACAAGGCTCTAACTTCTGGACAAAAACGTTTGAAGATCCTAAGTTCTCTGAAACATTTGCAAAGAGTATGCAAACAGAGCACGAAAAGTTAATAAAAGGACTAATGAAAGACCCTGAATATCAAAAGTTAATGATGGAGCTAATGAAAAATCCTGAGGTAGAAGAGCAGATGCTTAATGTATTGAAAAGCACAGAATATCGGGCTCACCTTCAACAGGTAATCACCGAAACATTCGAGAGTCCACTTTTCAAAGCCAAATTACTTGATGTTTTAACAAAGGCTGCTGAAAAGATGTCACAAACGGGTGGAGATAAACAAGAAGGTGGAGGAAAAGAAGCCGCTGATAGTGCATAA